A region from the Armatimonadota bacterium genome encodes:
- a CDS encoding aldo/keto reductase — protein sequence MRYRRLGNSGLKVSVLGLGGNTFGRFVDAEGTARIVDT from the coding sequence ATGCGATACCGTCGTCTCGGCAACTCCGGGCTCAAAGTGTCCGTGTTGGGATTGGGCGGCAACACCTTCGGGCGGTTCGTGGACGCCGAGGGGACGGCGCGCATTGTGGACAC